One window of Dehalococcoidia bacterium genomic DNA carries:
- the rpe gene encoding ribulose-phosphate 3-epimerase, whose amino-acid sequence MVKVAPSILTADVGRLADQVKEAVAAGAEVIHLDVMDGHFVPPITLGPLFVAAVRKAVSVPLDIHLMVSRPEEQIAPFRDAGGDILSFHYEATPHPHRLLGEVRRLGALAGICLNPGTPVSALADVLPEADQVVVMTVNPGWGGQPFIEACLEKVKWLAAERARRSWNLAIEVDGGVNLTTAPRCVAAGADVLVAGAAVYNDKGSVAENIGALLATLRGSKS is encoded by the coding sequence GTGGTCAAGGTCGCGCCGTCCATCCTTACAGCGGACGTCGGGCGCCTGGCGGACCAGGTGAAGGAGGCCGTAGCCGCCGGGGCGGAGGTGATACACCTCGACGTCATGGACGGCCACTTCGTGCCGCCGATCACGCTCGGTCCGCTTTTCGTCGCGGCCGTGCGCAAGGCCGTGAGCGTGCCGCTGGACATCCACCTGATGGTCTCGAGGCCGGAGGAGCAGATCGCGCCCTTCAGAGACGCCGGCGGTGACATTCTGAGCTTTCACTACGAGGCCACGCCTCATCCGCACCGGCTTCTCGGCGAAGTGCGACGCCTCGGCGCCCTGGCCGGCATCTGCCTCAATCCCGGGACGCCCGTCTCGGCGCTGGCCGACGTCCTACCGGAGGCAGACCAGGTCGTCGTCATGACCGTCAACCCGGGTTGGGGTGGGCAGCCTTTCATCGAGGCGTGCCTCGAGAAGGTGAAGTGGCTTGCCGCCGAGCGCGCGCGGCGGTCATGGAACCTCGCGATCGAGGTCGATGGGGGCGTGAATCTGACGACCGCGCCTCGTTGCGTTGCGGCCGGGGCCGACGTCCTGGTCGCGGGCGCCGCCGTCTACAACGACAAGGGCTCCGTCGCGGAGAACATAGGGGCGCTCCTGGCCACGCTCCGCGGCTCGAAGAGCTAG
- a CDS encoding bL28 family ribosomal protein produces the protein MATKCEVCGKGTTFGRNIRYQHSGKWERRAPRTNRIFKANVHVQQLTLNGETRRFKICTRCLRSTTKVATR, from the coding sequence GAAGTCTGCGGCAAGGGCACGACCTTCGGCCGCAACATACGCTACCAGCACTCAGGCAAGTGGGAGCGCCGTGCCCCGCGCACGAACCGGATCTTCAAGGCGAACGTGCACGTGCAGCAGCTGACCCTCAACGGCGAGACGCGCCGCTTCAAGATCTGCACGCGCTGCCTCCGCAGCACAACCAAGGTCGCAACCCGCTAG